CGCTTCCAGACGGGCGCGTTCAGCAGCCAGGCGTTCTGCTTCGAGGCGTGCCTGTTCTGCAGCAAGAGAATCCGCATTCGGGGCAGCCTGTTCTACGGCAGGAGCCGCTTCGGCGGGAGCATTTTCAACCGTCGGTTCGGTTTTCGGCGGTTCCTTCTTCGCGCAAGCGACAAGGCAGATAGCAGCGGCAGAGGCCACCACGGCAAGTTTCACGAGGTTCTTCATTTTTCACCTTCCTTTTTTTGTTGTTTAATATCATCATAGAAAAAAGACCACGTCGGCGAAGTATTCTCACCGGAATTGGTGATACGAGTAACATTCGAGCCGTCTTTTCTCATTATATAAATCTGGTAAGAGCCGCTACGGTTGCTCGCAAAGGCAATCAGCTTGCCGTCGGGCGACCAGGTAGGGTGTTCGTTGTTGCCAGCGTTGTTCGTCAGCTGCACGATATCGGAGCCGTCGAGGGCGCAGGTATAAATGTTCATGTGACCGTTATCCATCGAGGTGTAGGCAATACGGTCTCCTTCGGGCGACCAGGCTGCACGTTCATTGTAGCGTCCCATAAAGGTCACGCGACGCAAATCGGAGCCGTCCTTGCCCATCACGAAAATCTGCGGTCCACCGCCACGGTCACTGGTAAACATCACCTCGGATGCATACGGACTCCAAGCCGGGCTCGTCTGGTTCGACTTGAGATAGGCAAACTTTTTCGCCTTGCCCGTCGCCGGATTTCCGATATACAGATCCGTCTTGCCGTCTACCGTACTCGAGAAAAGAAGCTCACCCGTCTTCGGATTCACCGCTGGGCTGTAAGTCTGGTCCAGCTGCGGGAACACCGACTTTTCGGAGCCGCCGAACATCTTGGAATAAAGCTTCGGACGGTGCGTCTTGAAATTCACATAATAGAGCCCCGCGTTGTCCTTCATCCACACGGGCATCATACTGATCGTCGTATCGCGCGTAATCTGGCTGCGATGGAAACCGTCGTAGTCCGACACCACCACCTGCTTGATTCCGTCAATCTTGGATACGTAAGCCAGCTTGGTAGAAGCCACACCGCGTTCACCCCACAGACGGTAGATAACCTCGTCAAAGAAGAGATGCATGGCGCGGCGAAGGTCCTTCTGCTCCACCGTATAGGTTTCACCGAGAAGCAAGTCCTTGGTCTGAGCCACATACAGGTAACATTCCAATTTGAGCTTGCCACCCACCGGAGTCACCTTGCCCGTCACATAATGCTTGGCGTGCGCCTTGCTGAATAGCGGCAGATTGAACTTGTCCGAAGATACCACATCAAAACGTCCCGAAAGGTTCGCATCGCGGGTCACGATCTGGTGCGGCTTTTCCTCGATCCAGTCAATTGACTTGCTTTCGGCAAAGGGAACAACACCGATAGGCATCGTCTTGAACACCGATATGCCCACATCGACAGCAATCGTATCAATCGACGAATGCGATGTCACTGGCAACAAGGCAACGGCAAAAGCGACCGTCGCCATGCGCACCATCATAGAGTTCATCAAATTCATTTTCTTCTTCAAAAAAATCATCTTCAACATTCACAAAAGATTGCTCAATCACCTTACGGATTTTCGCAACGGCCCTTTCTTCAATAATACAATATTTCCTTCTTATAACCCACT
The Fibrobacter sp. UWH4 DNA segment above includes these coding regions:
- a CDS encoding translocation protein TolB is translated as MNLMNSMMVRMATVAFAVALLPVTSHSSIDTIAVDVGISVFKTMPIGVVPFAESKSIDWIEEKPHQIVTRDANLSGRFDVVSSDKFNLPLFSKAHAKHYVTGKVTPVGGKLKLECYLYVAQTKDLLLGETYTVEQKDLRRAMHLFFDEVIYRLWGERGVASTKLAYVSKIDGIKQVVVSDYDGFHRSQITRDTTISMMPVWMKDNAGLYYVNFKTHRPKLYSKMFGGSEKSVFPQLDQTYSPAVNPKTGELLFSSTVDGKTDLYIGNPATGKAKKFAYLKSNQTSPAWSPYASEVMFTSDRGGGPQIFVMGKDGSDLRRVTFMGRYNERAAWSPEGDRIAYTSMDNGHMNIYTCALDGSDIVQLTNNAGNNEHPTWSPDGKLIAFASNRSGSYQIYIMRKDGSNVTRITNSGENTSPTWSFFYDDIKQQKKEGEK